The DNA region GAAGCCGACGAAGTAGCGGCGCACCTTCATCCCGGTGGCACGCGCCACCCACATGTGACCGCATTCGTGCAGGGCCACCGAGACCAGAATGGCCAGGGCGAACAGCACCACGCCAAGTACGTACATCATCGGGCGGGCAGAACCTCCTGTGGGGCGTTTCTCTTCCACACTGCGTGTGCCTCACGTCGGGCCCAGTGCTGCGCGTCGAGTACTTCGTCAACGGTAGCCGGTTCCGCGGCCCATTGACCTGCGGCGTGTACTACCTCACCCACGGTGTCGACGATCGCGGGGAACGAGATCTTCCCGGCGAGGAAGGCCGCGGCGGCCTCTTCGTTGGCGGCGTTGTACACCGCGGTCAGGCAGCCGCCGGTCTTACCGGCCGCGCGGGCGAGGTCCACGGCGGGGAACACCGCGTTGTCGAGCGGCTCGAACTCCCAGGTGGAGGCGGTGCTGAAGTCGCAGGCGGGCGCCGCACCGGCGACCCGGTCCGGCCAGCCGAGCGCGAGCGAGATGGGCAGTTTCATGTCCGGCGGGCTGGCCTGGGCGATGGTCGACCCGTCGGCGAAGGTGACCATGGAGTGCACGATCGACTGCGGGTGGACCACGACGTCGATGTGGTCGTAGTCGATCCCGAACAGCAGGTGTGTCTCGATCAACTCGAGGCCCTTGTTGACCATCGAGGCCGAGTTCAGGGTGTTCATCGGTCCCATGGACCAGGTGGGGTGCGCGCCGGCCTGCTCGGGCGTGACCGACTCGAGGTCGGCCGCGGCCCAGCCGCGAAAGGGCCCGCCGGAGGCCGTCAGCACCAACCGGGCCACTTCGTCCGCGCGTCCCGACCGCAGGCACTGGGCCAGCGCGGAGTGCTCCGAATCCACCGGCACGATCTGTCCGGGTGCGGCCGCGGCGAGCACCAGCGGACCGCCGGCCACCAGCGACTCCTTGTTCGCCAGGGCGAGCCGGGCCCCGCAGCCCAGCGCGGCCAGGGTGGGCCGCAGCCCCAGTGCGCCGACGAGCGCGTTGAGGACGACATCGACCCCGGTCGTCGCGGCGGTGTCCGCGACGATGCGGGTGGCGGCGTCGGGCCCGGCATACGGGACATCCCCGAGCCGCTGCGCGGCGGCCTCGTCGGCCACGGCGACGTTCGTCACGCCGGTCTGGGCCCGCTGGGCGGCCAGCAGATCGATGTTGGCGCCGCCGGCGGCCAACCCGACGACCTCGAAACGGTCGGGGTTGGCAGCGATCACCTCCAACGCCTGGGTGCCGATCGACCCGGTGCTGCCGAGGATCAAGACCTTGAGGCGCTCATCTGTCACGAATCCATTGTGCCGCCTGCCGGCGCGAGAAACCGCATCGGCATTTCCTACAAGGTGTTGGAAAATCAGACACTCTGTAGGAAACTGGGGCCATGAGTACTTTTCGCGCTTGGTTTTCCGAGCTGACAGCGGCGCCGGAGCCGACCCCGGCCGAGGACTACGGATTCTTCGGTCCCGACTCCGTCACCTGGCGGGTCTGGAGTTACCCCACCTCCCTGACCATCGGCTTTCAGCGCGCCGTGGTCGTCGAAGAGCTCGACCCGGCCCTCGTTGCCGCCGTCGACCAAACCCATGAGATCTACCGCCGGCCCCGCACCCGGTACGACCGGACGCTGCGCTACTTCGCGATGGTCGCGTTCGACGACAGCCGGTCGACCACCAAGGCCGCCGACGTCCTGGTCAAGATCCATTCCAAGGCCATCGGTACCGATCCGGTCACCGGTCGGCGCTACGACGCCAACGATCCGGATTCGCAGCTCTGGATTCACCTGACCGCCTGGCATTCGATCCTCAAGGCCTATGAGAAGTACGGTCCGGGCCCGCTTTCCGAGGACGACGAACGCCGCTACTGGGCCGACTGTGCGGTGGCCGCCGAACTGCAGACCTGCGATCCCGCCGACGTGCCGCGGACCCGCGAGGGCGTGCAGGACTACTTCGATCGGATGCGGCCGGAGCTGATCGGCTCGGACATCGCCAAGCGGGCCATGAAGCACCTGCTGCGCGCCGAGGTGATGCTGCCGGAGATGCCGCGGGTGCTGCGGCCCGCCACCTGGGTTGCCACCGCGGTCCTGCGGCGCGGCACGCTGGCGACCATGCCGCGCTGGATGCGGGAGCTCGCCGGGTTGTCCACCTCGCGCGTGCTCGACGCCCTGGCGGTGCCGCCGCTGCGGGTGGCGTTCGCGGCGGTGGCCCTGAGCACCCGGCTGCAGTTGATCCTGCTGCAACTGCTGTCCCCCACCACCGTGCCGGTCGCCGCGCGGGTGCTGCGTTCGGTGCCCGCGATCAATCCGGTCACCACCACGCCGCGCGTCGCGCAGGC from Mycolicibacterium sp. MU0053 includes:
- a CDS encoding oxygenase MpaB family protein — translated: MSTFRAWFSELTAAPEPTPAEDYGFFGPDSVTWRVWSYPTSLTIGFQRAVVVEELDPALVAAVDQTHEIYRRPRTRYDRTLRYFAMVAFDDSRSTTKAADVLVKIHSKAIGTDPVTGRRYDANDPDSQLWIHLTAWHSILKAYEKYGPGPLSEDDERRYWADCAVAAELQTCDPADVPRTREGVQDYFDRMRPELIGSDIAKRAMKHLLRAEVMLPEMPRVLRPATWVATAVLRRGTLATMPRWMRELAGLSTSRVLDALAVPPLRVAFAAVALSTRLQLILLQLLSPTTVPVAARVLRSVPAINPVTTTPRVAQARFGYDNPRAAHQGLRARQQQRVFDAGAAPSDEGIVESQPILGTVG
- the dxr gene encoding 1-deoxy-D-xylulose-5-phosphate reductoisomerase; this translates as MTDERLKVLILGSTGSIGTQALEVIAANPDRFEVVGLAAGGANIDLLAAQRAQTGVTNVAVADEAAAQRLGDVPYAGPDAATRIVADTAATTGVDVVLNALVGALGLRPTLAALGCGARLALANKESLVAGGPLVLAAAAPGQIVPVDSEHSALAQCLRSGRADEVARLVLTASGGPFRGWAAADLESVTPEQAGAHPTWSMGPMNTLNSASMVNKGLELIETHLLFGIDYDHIDVVVHPQSIVHSMVTFADGSTIAQASPPDMKLPISLALGWPDRVAGAAPACDFSTASTWEFEPLDNAVFPAVDLARAAGKTGGCLTAVYNAANEEAAAAFLAGKISFPAIVDTVGEVVHAAGQWAAEPATVDEVLDAQHWARREAHAVWKRNAPQEVLPAR